tttatttgtctccttgatttcacaacCAAAAACACATGaagtaataatggtaataaataaatcattaaaacaaatcataatagtaatagtatgcagcgcttagaaacatttatattaagcgctatataaatgttgcatattattattatataattcacatttgcctctatcgttttaatcgttcaatctaatagtacagaagcggcggagttggtaggaagtttcagtcATCTCCCcttcagcaaacatgtacaaaaaaatccgaagtctatataaatttgtaatttttcttttggcCGGTCCACTCCCTCCAACTATCGGCTCAACCCCTCTATTATCAAAAACGCTCAGCGGCCCACGTTTTTTATGTAAGAAATAAGACATTTTGGTTTTGACGCTAACCAGGGTAAGTGACCCAAATGTTTGTGTGCAGTAACGGGAACAAAAAGGGGTGGGTCGGATTTTTTCTAaatgaatcttttctaccacgattttcgccggttaaaaaaataagaaattggcgaaaaaaagcagaaaatcggagagaggagacaaacaagcaatattagagtgcaggtcagaacatttctatctggaggggggaggggtatgtcaaacaagaataataaaaaaaaagtcatcagtttgacaagggtctgaggaccgagttgcgacaaacaaacgttgtgggattttttttagtaatctataagcaaaaataaagtcatgttgttattcgtttaagtGGATATTCACTGGATTTTAGCAAAACGCACTTGtctattaacccttttattctctgtctctctttccctctcgttctccgtgacatctgaacatttttttctacaatttccCTAAATGGTTCTTCTTTCATCCTATAATATGCATCATCACCAAGGGAAAGCGCTTtgaatcactgacggatgtcataagcacctacGAGTTGTTGGTAAATGAGACAAAGTTTGTTGTTTTTAGTTCCGGTATATTGGtcgaaatagaaaaaaagtattcataaaagctttttgtattgctaattACGTAAAGCATTCAATAAGTCATCCTCTCGAtgaacactaatcttccttttgttcggggcgttgaccatctgtatcctgctcttttcggaaggattTTGTTTGAGTGACTGCCCTGACCttcttttgttcgggtagtgcggatatcatgaaaaacatgggcgtttcccttttgaaaagagcataagATGAATGGTGCgctaaactgctttcttttctcttttttttacagaatagtagacaaaaataatgagaagaagagAGATGATCGTATTATGGGGAgtgaaaaagttcaaaagtgtaccgagatcagctcaaagtactaagacattactCTCATACAAGCTTTTTGTGTTTTTCTGAAAACacaatcgatcgatgaaaccgaggagatatcattctagaGTGAAATCtccttgatgaaacaaataataagacgaaaatggtgaataaacgcgtagcttattacgtgacgatcttgcagaaaagatgttggtgtacgatatggatcaaatcacgtgatccgAACAtgtcacgtgatcaggccttttgcgcgcgcgtacgtgctcgtcaccAAAATTATTCGTCCCCGTCTGATTTCGGTGAAACaggttttttaatttaatacatGTCGTCTTGCGCAATGAGAAGCCGATGATATCATCTTTCcgcttttgtttattttttttcaatataagaAATAATGCTGTCGGACTTGAATATAACTCGGAGTTATATTCAAGTCCGACAGCATCCGCAGCCAGCTGGTCCGTCCGAAAGACCGCCCGATCCCCGACAGACGCGATGGGGTTGTTTATAAGATCCCATGCTCGACTTGCGACAAAGTCTACATCGGTGAGACTGGTAGACCTGTGGGGGAACGCATGAAGGAACATCGCCGTGATGTTCGGCTTAGGCGCACTGATAGCTCTGCTGTtgcagaacatgcttgggacTCCGATCATCCACCTAACTGGGATGAGGTCAGCTGCGTTGCTCATGATAAGCATTGGTATACGCGGCGCGTTAAGGAAGCGATTCAGATCCGTTTGCACCCGAGCAATATCAATAGGGACAGCGGCATTGAGATCCCTGATGCATGGTTACCGGCCATCCGACGGCATACTGCATCCACCGTTCACAGCGCACGGCGCCCGCACCAGCGGGTGCCTGACACCAGCGCAGATGCTGATTGGCCGGCCGCATCGGCCAATCACAGCGCGCGGTGCACGCTCCAGCGGGCACCAAGCACCAGCGCGGACCCTGATTGGCCAGCGGCTTCGGCCAATCACAGCGCGGCTCACGCCCGAGTGGAGCCAGACAATAGCTCCCGACGCTATATAACCCGTGCGCAGCAGCGTCTTTGCTCATTGCCTGACGAAGTCTAGCAGCTTGCAGACGAAACGTCGCCTTCACACTACGTTTgctacatcgtgagacaactggttaatTCTTCTACTCAaaacagcctttgtcgaaaattggtgaatcaaatcaacagtgtcgtcctggactctgacTAGGCAAACGACACATTAGTTATATTTCCTCCGATCCGAGTCTTAAgactatgtaggcctactatcacggttcaccaactttcgacaatgacctctagtCTTTCCATTGTAAttgacaggcattttcaatagattatcaacgttccagaaagcgtttCCTCCTTTCCATATTTATCTATTGAAAAATCTCCAtccttctttcattcattcctttcttcctcactttatttctttatatatgcctttctttccttcaatcTTTCTCACTTTatgttctattctttttttctgaacAAGTCAATACTATACAGTGACAtacagatttttattttctaaactTTTATTGATTAATCAACTATATACGAAGAATTTTTCTTGTCGTCATCaaagtattttgtttcattaaatcactaaaagaaaaaaaaacaataacagtTATATTATCAGCCAAATTATATACAGcaaatataaattatgatattctattatttttatattattactcTTTTACAGATTTTGAAATTGCATTTCCTTTATTCACTTTCCAACGTTTACATTATATTGTTTGGTTTCGtacattttaagaaaatttCTAAAAGTTATGTATATTATGATCAAATTAATGATCAAATCTTTTAAAGTTCCTGAAAATGAAGAGCATTATTGATTTTACCTTTTAATAAACTCATTCTACTTGTAAACTCGACATATCGTATTGTAGAGCTGTATGGTGTGAACTTGGTTCTTAAATACTTAcatgttattatatttatacatttgcACATCACTGTTCTCGATCATATTTGTGCAAACATAAACAATTGCATTCATAGTGATCATACTTTCCTTCTCAATTGTATAATCAATTAATGACGTTTTCTCTTCATTCTGGATATACTGCATGATTCTTAATGAAAGATAATTTCTGCTAAAATAAGTATACCTCTAGAAAATACAACTTCTTATGATATTACAGTTTCATTTTTTCCACGGTAATAGCAAGTCATATCTGACGTGATCTTCTATCGAATTGAATCCTTTTTAAAAGGCAAAATCCGAAgcagaaatttgaaattatattattgaataattttccAAACTTAGATAGAATGTAACAATTTGATTGAGTTATACACGTATTGTTCTTTCCTCAAGATTTTCACGAccaagggggaaaagaagaaaagtaaatgaaacatatatcattatctgaatattatgtcgaaatctatcacaaaattaggtGTTTGCACTGTTTTTTAGGAActttgccccctcaaaaattttcatttcgctccatttgatttcttttatttttacaaagttataatatatgcaaaacaatatataaatatagattTAATATAGTTATGGACCAATGAAAAGTTCGTCAGACTTCTATGGATGGCAAATATTGACATCCATTAACTCATTACAACTGCGATTTTACTATACATTTCGTGCTATTGCCTGAAATATAATAAGCTATTCTCCGTAAAGCTATTCTATTTCACGTTCGAGTTATTCCatataattgcattttcaaattaaatttcttCGAATATATCAAAGTAGTGTACTTCCCATCGGTTATATATCAAATACAGGTAAACAAACAAAACTACACAGTTTAAGCATGTTCTATAACGGAGAACGTTGTTTTTACCATAAAGATCATGGTCTCACTTCCTATCTACCTGATCAatgcataaaaatatatattacaagtacatacatacatagtaTAGCATACCATCTTTAAAATGAATAGTAAATATTACACTTCCACCATGGTTATCACTAGTTAAATATGAAGTATATGTTTATGAATAGAGAATTATTTGATTTCTCATGATATATCTAATAACATTATGTCTAAAACACAAGAACTAGAAATTTCAGGATAAACATAATGAAGAGGATGCTTGATGATTGCAaagctcaaaataaaaatgaaatcctTGACGTTGATTTTTATGCATTTTCGTGCCATTTTCTTAAATGCCGGCAATATTCGtttgtttattttcacattcaagtaattatatatataattgcattttgaaattgaaatacttCGAAAAATATTAAAGAGCGTAGATCAGACCATTTCCATGAAGATAGTATATACATTTACACAGTGTAATCATGTCTAGATAGAATAATAGCATAGAATAACGACATATAccaatttatgcataaaacCATAAACAGTATAGCATACACTCATTAATATAAATGGTAAATATCACATTGCCACGATAGTCATTGCTAGACAAATATTATAGGCATGCATATGACATGTATGAAAAGAGAAACATTTAGTTTCCCATAAAATATGTGTTTCAAGTTGTGGTTGGGTTGTTAAGTGGTTTTACTTGACTCGAACATCAGAGAGTAGTTAGGGATTTCTTACAGGAGGAAAGGGGTACTTTATTACTTAGTAAGAGTGCGCCCTCTAACTGAATAAACATTATAGGTTATCAGTTGAACAAATCACATAAACAGGATACTGTTACATATGCATATTTAACATTATGTCTAATATCTAAGCACGAGAAATTCCCTCACATAGGATACAAGATGATGCTTGATATTAAGTGGAaagctgaaattaaaaattgagatcCATTGACTATATGCTGATTTATGCATTTTTCgtgatattttcataaatgaaataatttttttttaatgtttcacaCTCCGAAAAATATGGAAGAGTGATGATCAGACCATCtccatgaaaataatatttatatattcacaagTTATAATAATGTCTAGATTCACAGCGTAGAATCACGATATCTTCCAATTTATGAATAAACTTTCAAGTATACACGCATGAACAGTTATACCATACACGTTTTAAAATCAATAGTAAAAATCTCACGGCCACCATAGTCATTACGAGTCAAATATTATGTACAGTTATGTATATGAATAGAGAAACATTTGGTTTgtcataaaatatttaataactTAATGTAATAGCATAACATAGTGCGATAATTTCCCCACATAGAGGATAAACATGTTAAAGATGATGGTCGATACAtgcaaagatgaaaataaaaagtcgtAATCAGCGAAATACTTTTTCATGGGTGAGAAACGAGAAAGAAATGATCCAACAattgttttatgtatttctaCATTATAGCAGCTTACTTTAGCAGAAAATGGTAACTCAGTGGGTATAACCCCCCCATCTTCTgcgataataattatgatatcctGTCATCAATTATTTTCAGCGGAATATACAGAGTCTATCCCGAGTGCAGAAAGCGATCTCTCCTGATCGGTATTGCTGGAGGTAATACCAATACCAATTATACCAACGTATATTAGTCTTCTCAATCTTGTAATGAGTAACAAGGTTTCGAATGTGCCTTAGTTCATATGTATACTCGTCAATGCTCACCAAACCTTCAACTCGCTTCACCTTGGCTATCAGGATGGTATTCCATTGAGATACAGCAGCGTAAAGTTTGCTTCCCGGTTTCTTTAATTCATGTTGTACAGCACCCTGTTTGTCTATCAATCTGATAGTATCATCTGATGAAATGATCAGAGAACCACGGTAACTAGTGATATGCTGTGGTACATACCCGTTGCATGGTATCTCCCTGATTGCTTGCCCACCTGCTGTTGAAAATACCAAGATCTTCCTGGCTTTCCTGTAGCTCACATAGATCtgatcaccaccatcaacagTGAGATCAGAATCCCAACCTTCATCTTGACTCAGAGTCTTAAACATTACATTCAATTGTGTGTACTCCGGTGTGTACAGTGTGATGTTGTTTGAAGTATCAATCACAACACATCGACCATCAGAGAGGAACCCTATCCCATTAATCTTAACATTCCTAAGAACTGTCTGCTGAAGCTGACCATCAGGAGAGAAAATGATGATGCCACCTGAATCACATCCTACTGCCATTCTACCGTCTGGTGTACTAACCATGGCATGCATGCTAGTTAGCAAAGCAACGTTCTTTACATTAACTATCTTATTAGTGTACAAAGAAACGTCCCTTTCATCAAATGTTTTATTAGTGGGTAAGGCGACGTTTCTTTCAACTGCATTAACGATCTTTCCAAGGCCTAGCTCATCCACTCCAACATTTCTCTTGAACTTGACACTTTTCCCCTTTATGCCCGATTTCTTCGGCTGCTCGTAGTCAGGATCCTTTTGATCAAAGACCTCTTGTAACTCTTCACACAGAGTGTCGTGTGCAGCCAAAGTATCCATATCTAATggaatctttattttgttagttACCATTTCAGCCATGGTCGTCAGCTGATTGATGTACTTCTTAGCCGTGGTCTTCATGCTTTCCAGTTCTTTCTCTACTCCTTCGGTCGTTTCCTTAACTTCTCTCAGCAGgctttctctcttttctgtcAACTGCCGGACAGCATCATCATATGCTTTGTTGATGTCACCTGTACACTGTTTCTTAGCATTGTCAACACTCTTCCTCTGCTCATCAATGAAATCAATGTACTTCTGAAAGCATGATTGTTTCTTGTCCACCTTAGATTTAAGGTCTTTGATACTCTTCATGTGTTTGTCCTCATAAACAGCTCCCTCGACGACCTGGTGTCCGTCGTCTTTATATTCCATCATACCGCATCTGAAGCATGTGAATCTCCTGCAGGTGCAACAGAAGTAATCCTCGTCTTCTTTCGGGTGTTTCCTGCATTTCCGGTATCTACGTACAGACACCTTCCCTGATGAGATCTCACTCATGGCAATGACTTCATGATCGATAAAGCCTTCCCACTGAGAATGCTTATTAAGACAAGAGGTGCAGAGATACTTGCCACAGTCTTGGCAGTAGACATCAGCATGGGGCTTGCCATTTGATTTACAATTTGTGCAAATCTGAGGATGGCCCTCCATATCCTCTATCAGACTCTTCAAAGCAAGATTTACCTGTAGTTTGCCGACATCTTTGTTTGGGACCTGGGTCACAGCTCTGCAGACAGGGCATCggatctgacagttaccatgaCACTCTAAGAGGTTGTCCAGGCAAGTCTTGCAGAAAGTGTGAGAACAAGACAGGATCTTGGGATCGTTGAATGTAGAAAGACATACTGGACACTCTGTACTCTGGGAGATGACAGTCTTTAATGCTTCAGCCATGGTTGGGTTTATAGAAgactgaaaaataattattaaaaaacaagacCATAGGACCATAGAATCTGCCATTTGACTTGCATCACTGAGTCATAAAAGGATCACCTGGGGTTTTAGAATAGGAAAAGGAAGCGGAGGATGAAGGGGAAATGGGATTGATAAAATGAGGTGGAGAGGAGAAAGGGGAATGGGAAGAGGAGCTTGGTACGATGGGAATAAATTGGGATGGTGAAAGGAAAgaagtgaaaagaaaagaagagtatTAGGAATTATATtgctttgattatttttataagtttatttcaaattagtctaatgccatttcgtccaattac
This Lytechinus pictus isolate F3 Inbred chromosome 9, Lp3.0, whole genome shotgun sequence DNA region includes the following protein-coding sequences:
- the LOC129268484 gene encoding uncharacterized protein LOC129268484, giving the protein MAEALKTVISQSTECPVCLSTFNDPKILSCSHTFCKTCLDNLLECHGNCQIRCPVCRAVTQVPNKDVGKLQVNLALKSLIEDMEGHPQICTNCKSNGKPHADVYCQDCGKYLCTSCLNKHSQWEGFIDHEVIAMSEISSGKVSVRRYRKCRKHPKEDEDYFCCTCRRFTCFRCGMMEYKDDGHQVVEGAVYEDKHMKSIKDLKSKVDKKQSCFQKYIDFIDEQRKSVDNAKKQCTGDINKAYDDAVRQLTEKRESLLREVKETTEGVEKELESMKTTAKKYINQLTTMAEMVTNKIKIPLDMDTLAAHDTLCEELQEVFDQKDPDYEQPKKSGIKGKSVKFKRNVGVDELGLGKIVNAVERNVALPTNKTFDERDVSLYTNKIVNVKNVALLTSMHAMVSTPDGRMAVGCDSGGIIIFSPDGQLQQTVLRNVKINGIGFLSDGRCVVIDTSNNITLYTPEYTQLNVMFKTLSQDEGWDSDLTVDGGDQIYVSYRKARKILVFSTAGGQAIREIPCNGYVPQHITSYRGSLIISSDDTIRLIDKQGAVQHELKKPGSKLYAAVSQWNTILIAKVKRVEGLVSIDEYTYELRHIRNLVTHYKIEKTNIRWYNWYWYYLQQYRSGEIAFCTRDRLCIFR